The Streptomyces sp. Je 1-332 genome has a window encoding:
- a CDS encoding extracellular solute-binding protein, whose amino-acid sequence MSRRTLLRSIAVGGAAVAAPSLLTACSTGSSGGGSVSNANKKATPWPTYTPAKGPTPDLAPSTEGVQPGFTKYPQKLVAATAEKPGTGKQKIKVMTITYGTPPKPVGSNKYWQAMNEALGVEVEFSVVPDADFRSKMSTLMSGDDLPDMINFGGGYVLPRESQFVKSRCADLSEHLSRDAVKDYPNLANIPTYAWEGMGRVSGGIYGLPVERAKVQGAMFINKEAFADAGYKPGMAAADFQAMAREASRNKKSALGASSVSFFGYQYHAMWHGAPNQWQIKNGKVTDMFGTDEFRAALEYMSKMRKAGSYNSDATSISQVDLKTQFYNGTVRSMTDGWGAVISNAQGIKNEFTLDAAVPYVVEGATPVYQQNRGCFGYTVIKKASKDRVKLMLRVLDWLASPFGSKEYELMHSGVEGTHFTYDKSGDPIPTSLGLVENRTNLPFAYLMDAPQPLYFPGYPDLTKRLHTWEKAVVPNLVRDDHWGLMSDTYNRQGASMQQVIEDGVTAIVSGRKKLSDWDAVYKKWQTQGGEKAREEFAKEYEAAH is encoded by the coding sequence ATGTCGCGTCGTACGCTGCTGCGCTCCATAGCCGTCGGCGGGGCCGCGGTCGCCGCCCCGTCCCTGCTCACCGCCTGCTCCACCGGTTCGAGCGGCGGCGGTTCGGTCAGCAACGCCAACAAGAAGGCGACGCCCTGGCCCACGTACACCCCCGCCAAGGGCCCCACCCCCGACCTCGCGCCCAGCACCGAGGGCGTACAGCCCGGGTTCACCAAGTACCCGCAGAAGCTGGTCGCCGCGACGGCCGAGAAGCCGGGCACCGGCAAGCAGAAGATCAAGGTCATGACCATCACCTACGGCACCCCGCCGAAGCCGGTCGGATCGAACAAGTACTGGCAGGCGATGAACGAGGCCCTCGGTGTCGAGGTCGAGTTCTCCGTCGTGCCCGACGCGGACTTCCGCTCCAAGATGTCCACCCTGATGTCCGGCGACGACCTGCCCGACATGATCAACTTCGGTGGTGGCTACGTGCTGCCGCGCGAGTCGCAGTTCGTGAAGTCGCGGTGCGCGGACCTCTCGGAGCACCTGTCCAGGGACGCGGTCAAGGACTACCCGAACCTCGCCAACATCCCCACGTACGCGTGGGAGGGCATGGGCCGCGTCTCCGGCGGCATCTACGGCCTGCCGGTGGAGCGCGCCAAGGTGCAGGGCGCGATGTTCATCAACAAGGAGGCCTTCGCCGACGCGGGCTACAAGCCGGGCATGGCGGCGGCCGACTTCCAGGCGATGGCGCGTGAGGCCTCGCGGAACAAGAAGTCGGCGCTCGGCGCCTCATCGGTCAGCTTCTTCGGCTACCAGTACCACGCGATGTGGCACGGTGCGCCGAACCAGTGGCAGATCAAGAACGGCAAGGTCACCGACATGTTCGGGACGGACGAGTTCCGGGCCGCCCTGGAGTACATGTCCAAGATGCGCAAGGCGGGCTCGTACAACTCCGATGCCACCTCGATCTCCCAGGTCGACCTCAAGACGCAGTTCTACAACGGCACGGTCCGCTCGATGACGGACGGCTGGGGCGCGGTCATCTCCAACGCGCAGGGCATCAAGAACGAGTTCACGCTCGACGCCGCCGTGCCGTACGTGGTCGAGGGCGCGACGCCCGTCTACCAGCAGAACCGCGGCTGCTTCGGCTACACCGTCATCAAGAAGGCCTCCAAGGACCGCGTCAAGCTGATGCTGCGGGTCCTGGACTGGCTGGCGTCGCCGTTCGGCTCCAAGGAGTACGAGCTGATGCACTCGGGCGTGGAGGGCACTCACTTCACGTACGACAAGAGCGGTGACCCGATCCCCACCTCGCTCGGCCTGGTGGAGAACAGGACGAACCTCCCCTTCGCCTACCTCATGGACGCGCCGCAGCCGCTGTACTTCCCGGGCTACCCCGACCTCACCAAGCGGCTGCACACGTGGGAGAAGGCGGTCGTGCCCAACCTCGTCCGTGACGATCACTGGGGCCTGATGTCGGACACGTACAACCGGCAGGGTGCGTCCATGCAGCAGGTGATCGAGGACGGTGTCACCGCGATCGTCTCCGGCCGCAAGAAGCTGTCCGACTGGGACGCCGTCTACAAGAAGTGGCAGACACAGGGCGGCGAGAAGGCACGCGAGGAGTTCGCGAAGGAGTACGAGGCCGCGCACTGA
- a CDS encoding LacI family DNA-binding transcriptional regulator encodes MGERVTIRDVAARAGVSVATVSRVLAGNYPTSTASRAKVLRAVKDLDYVANAHARALAGAGRKTIAVLMFDVVSSFYANVAQGVELEAAQRGRLTLVASTNSDPARELALVQMMREQAAEAVVLVGGVIEDDEYRERMARYAQALAAAGSRLVLCGRPAPAPDVPALVVEYDNEAGAYAITSHLLGAGHRKIALIGYQPGHTTGEDRVAGYLRALADHGVPREEAILHGIGFGQNHGYEAIMDLLKKADGKPDFTAVFAGDDRVAAATVIALREYGLRVPEDISVVGYNDDPVAADITPGLTTVHIPAEEMGRTAVRLALAGAARAGQERHLLGTHIVIRESVRGLRQGRGATSQ; translated from the coding sequence GTGGGCGAACGGGTCACCATCCGCGATGTGGCGGCGCGGGCGGGCGTCTCGGTCGCGACCGTCTCACGGGTCCTGGCGGGCAATTACCCGACGTCGACGGCGTCGCGGGCGAAGGTGCTGCGGGCCGTCAAGGACCTCGACTACGTCGCCAACGCGCACGCGCGCGCGTTGGCGGGCGCGGGCCGCAAAACGATCGCGGTGCTCATGTTCGACGTGGTGAGTTCCTTCTACGCGAACGTCGCACAGGGCGTGGAGCTGGAGGCGGCCCAGCGGGGCCGGCTCACGCTGGTCGCGTCGACGAACAGTGACCCGGCGCGGGAGCTGGCCCTGGTGCAGATGATGCGCGAACAGGCCGCCGAGGCAGTGGTGTTGGTGGGCGGGGTCATCGAGGACGACGAGTACCGCGAGCGGATGGCGCGGTACGCGCAGGCGCTCGCGGCGGCGGGCTCTCGGCTCGTCCTGTGCGGGCGTCCGGCGCCGGCGCCGGACGTGCCCGCGCTGGTCGTCGAGTACGACAACGAGGCGGGTGCGTACGCGATCACGAGCCACCTGCTGGGCGCGGGCCACCGCAAGATAGCCCTGATCGGCTACCAGCCGGGCCACACCACGGGCGAGGACCGTGTCGCCGGCTACCTGCGGGCGCTCGCCGATCACGGGGTGCCGCGCGAGGAGGCGATCCTGCACGGCATCGGCTTCGGACAGAACCACGGTTACGAGGCGATCATGGACCTTCTTAAGAAGGCTGACGGTAAGCCGGACTTCACGGCGGTGTTCGCCGGCGACGACAGGGTGGCGGCGGCCACGGTGATCGCGCTGCGGGAGTACGGGCTGCGGGTGCCGGAGGACATCTCGGTGGTCGGCTACAACGACGACCCCGTGGCGGCGGACATCACTCCCGGCCTGACGACCGTGCACATCCCCGCGGAGGAGATGGGCCGGACGGCGGTCCGCCTCGCTCTGGCGGGGGCGGCTCGGGCGGGCCAGGAGAGGCATCTGCTGGGGACGCACATCGTGATCCGGGAGAGCGTGCGGGGGCTCCGCCAGGGTCGGGGCGCCACTTCGCAGTGA
- a CDS encoding alpha/beta hydrolase, translating into MSFVRIGGVPHHVRVSGSGPACVLSAGLGLAWFDWDAVVERLAPWRTVVCFDRPGSGLSGHARVAPTLAAEAERIAQLLDALRLPGRATVAGHSLAGFHCEAFARLYPERTAGLVLIDSSVEERPRARIPREVRVATARASGAVLGGVGLPRALGPAVRRVAVRGGDAGAVRQVYGASRVWQGALLEYATYTDAATELAVLRAEFPLPEELPATVLAAYAGGRAGWLTRQRTLAAALNATFRVAEPSGHLVMRDAPGGVVEAVLAT; encoded by the coding sequence ATGAGTTTCGTACGGATCGGGGGAGTGCCGCACCACGTGCGTGTGTCCGGGAGCGGGCCGGCGTGCGTGCTGAGCGCGGGTCTTGGGCTCGCGTGGTTCGACTGGGACGCGGTGGTGGAGCGCCTCGCCCCGTGGCGCACGGTGGTCTGCTTCGACCGGCCCGGGTCGGGCCTGAGCGGGCACGCGCGCGTGGCGCCCACGCTTGCGGCCGAGGCCGAGCGGATCGCACAACTCCTGGACGCACTCCGCCTCCCCGGCCGGGCCACCGTCGCCGGCCACTCCCTGGCGGGCTTCCACTGCGAGGCGTTCGCCCGCCTCTACCCGGAGCGGACGGCGGGCCTGGTCCTGATCGACTCAAGCGTCGAGGAACGACCGAGGGCGAGGATCCCGCGCGAGGTGCGGGTGGCGACGGCCAGGGCGAGCGGCGCGGTACTGGGCGGTGTGGGGCTGCCACGGGCGCTGGGGCCTGCGGTGCGGAGGGTGGCGGTGCGGGGTGGCGATGCGGGGGCGGTGAGGCAGGTGTACGGGGCGAGCCGTGTCTGGCAGGGGGCACTACTGGAGTACGCGACGTACACCGACGCCGCGACGGAACTGGCCGTGCTCCGGGCGGAGTTCCCCCTGCCGGAGGAGCTCCCGGCGACGGTCCTCGCCGCGTACGCCGGGGGCCGGGCGGGTTGGCTCACTCGGCAGCGAACTCTCGCCGCCGCCCTGAACGCGACCTTCCGCGTGGCGGAGCCCTCGGGTCACTTGGTGATGCGGGACGCCCCGGGGGGCGTGGTGGAGGCGGTACTGGCCACGTGA
- a CDS encoding ABC transporter permease subunit has translation MAPGVAYFLVFHYGAFIGNAVAFKEYVPFDGLWASPWVGLENFDRMFSDPDFWHATWNTLFLAVLQLVFFFPVPLGLALLLHSLTSDLTRRFVQSVVYLPHFLSWVIVVALFQQVLADTGLLNSVLGQAGLHSVDIIGNPDAYPALVVAQVVWKDAGWGTIIFLAALMQVDEQQYEAAAIDGAGPWRRFWHVTLPSIRPVVILLLIMRLGDILSVGFEQMLLQRQSVGPEAGEVLDTFVFWQGIVGGDTGYAAAAGLFKGVVGAILVFAANKVAHRLGEQGVYK, from the coding sequence ATGGCTCCGGGAGTCGCGTACTTCCTGGTGTTCCACTACGGCGCGTTCATCGGGAACGCCGTCGCCTTCAAGGAGTACGTCCCCTTCGACGGCCTCTGGGCCAGCCCCTGGGTCGGCCTCGAGAACTTCGACCGGATGTTCAGCGATCCGGACTTCTGGCACGCGACCTGGAACACGCTCTTCCTCGCGGTGCTCCAGCTGGTCTTCTTCTTCCCGGTCCCGCTCGGTCTGGCCCTGCTCCTGCACAGCCTGACCTCGGACCTGACGCGGCGCTTCGTGCAGTCGGTGGTCTATCTGCCGCACTTCCTGTCGTGGGTCATCGTCGTCGCCCTGTTCCAGCAGGTGCTCGCCGACACCGGGCTTCTCAACTCCGTGCTCGGGCAGGCGGGTCTGCACTCCGTCGACATCATCGGCAACCCGGACGCCTACCCTGCGCTCGTCGTCGCACAGGTCGTCTGGAAGGACGCCGGCTGGGGCACGATCATCTTCCTCGCCGCTCTGATGCAGGTGGATGAGCAGCAGTACGAGGCCGCCGCCATCGACGGGGCGGGGCCCTGGCGCCGCTTCTGGCACGTGACGCTGCCGTCGATCCGTCCTGTCGTCATCCTGCTGCTGATCATGCGGCTCGGCGACATCCTCTCCGTCGGCTTCGAACAGATGCTGCTGCAACGGCAGTCGGTGGGGCCCGAGGCCGGTGAGGTGCTCGACACCTTCGTCTTCTGGCAGGGCATCGTCGGCGGCGACACCGGATATGCCGCGGCGGCGGGCCTGTTCAAGGGCGTGGTCGGCGCGATTCTCGTCTTCGCGGCCAACAAGGTCGCCCATCGCCTCGGCGAGCAGGGGGTCTACAAGTGA
- a CDS encoding carbohydrate ABC transporter permease encodes MEKPKPVTQVAKALAIVTILVMVFVPFLVIISTSFASNREVIANGGWVLWPTHPTLRAYEQVFAGGIVTKALGVSAGVTVIGTLASLACTTFLAYALSRPKVYGGKPILLIVLFTFLFPPGMIPAFLLVKGMGMLESYSALIVPVLINVFNLVVLRGFFQGVPEELYEAARLDGANDWQILWRVVLPLSKAALAVVGLFYAVSYWNAWFHASIYLNSDHWPLQQVLRTYVMGGSQIADTGLSDAANVSAPQTMQMAVLVIATVPILIVYPFLQKYFTKGVLTGAIKS; translated from the coding sequence ATGGAGAAGCCGAAGCCGGTCACCCAGGTGGCCAAGGCCCTGGCGATCGTCACCATCCTGGTCATGGTCTTCGTACCGTTCCTGGTGATCATCTCGACGTCGTTCGCCTCCAACCGCGAGGTCATCGCCAACGGCGGCTGGGTCCTGTGGCCCACGCACCCGACCCTGCGCGCCTACGAACAGGTCTTCGCGGGCGGCATCGTCACCAAGGCGCTCGGCGTCAGCGCCGGCGTCACCGTCATCGGCACCCTCGCCTCGCTCGCGTGCACGACGTTCCTCGCGTACGCGCTGAGCCGCCCGAAGGTCTACGGCGGCAAGCCGATCCTGCTGATCGTCCTGTTCACGTTCCTCTTCCCGCCCGGCATGATCCCCGCGTTCCTGCTCGTCAAGGGCATGGGGATGCTGGAGAGTTACAGCGCGCTGATCGTGCCCGTCCTCATCAACGTCTTCAATCTGGTCGTCCTGCGCGGCTTCTTCCAGGGCGTTCCCGAGGAGCTGTACGAGGCGGCGCGGCTCGACGGCGCCAACGACTGGCAGATCCTGTGGCGGGTCGTGCTGCCGCTCTCCAAGGCGGCCCTCGCGGTGGTCGGCCTCTTCTACGCGGTGAGCTACTGGAACGCCTGGTTCCACGCCTCGATCTATCTGAACTCCGACCACTGGCCGCTCCAGCAGGTCCTGCGTACGTACGTCATGGGCGGATCGCAGATCGCGGACACCGGCCTGAGCGACGCCGCGAACGTCTCGGCACCGCAGACGATGCAGATGGCCGTCCTGGTGATCGCCACCGTGCCGATCCTGATCGTCTACCCCTTCCTGCAGAAGTACTTCACCAAGGGCGTGCTCACGGGCGCCATCAAGAGCTGA